The nucleotide window CGCCTTTCTGGCGGCTTGGGGCGTGAACGCCTCGCCGGAAAGAATTGCATAGTTGTTCAAGTATGCAATTCTCTCCGCTGCTGGCCGGCCAAGGCGCCATTGCTGCGGAACGGCCCGCGCATTAGAATGTACGTAGGGACCGAATGATGAGGCCACTGCAATGCCGGATGAACTGGCCAGTATCCCCACCGAGTTCTGGGCGAACCTGCTCGAAATGGCGCCGTACCTGCTGTTCGGCTTCGCCGTGGCGGGCGTGCTGTCCGTGCTGATCCGCCCCGAGACGGTGGAGCGGCACCTGGGCGGTCGGGGTTTGTGGCCCGTCGTCAAGGCCGCCGCGTTCGGCGTGCCGCTGCCGCTGTGCTCGTGCGGGGTCATCCCCGTGTCGGCCTCGCTGCGCAAGCATGGCGCCAGCCGCGGGGCCACCACCGCCTTCCTGCTCTCGACTCCGCAGACGGGGGTGGACAGTATCCTGGTGACGCTGAGCCTGCTGGGTCCTGTGTTCGCCATCTTCCGGCCGATCGCGGCACTGGCGACGGGCGTGTTCGGCGGAGCCCTCGTGGCCTGGCTCGAGCACGAGCGCGGCGCCCGCATGGACCCCGACTCGTGCCAGGACGCCTGCGGCTCGGGCGAGGAGCGCGGGAACTGGCTCGTCCGCATCCTCTCGTACGGCTTCGTCACGCTGCCGCGCGACATCGGCAAGTCGCTGCTCGTGGGGCTGGCCCTGGCGGGTGTGATCGCCGTCGTGGTGCCGAAGGATTTGGCGACACTGTACGGCTCGGGCTTCGTGGGGATGGTGGTGATGATGGCGCTGGGGATCCCGATCTACGTGTGCGCGACGGCCTCGGTGCCGATCGCCGCGGCCCTCATCGCCAAGGGCGTGTCGCCCGGGGCAGCCCTCGCCTTCCTCATTACGGGGCCGGCGACCAATGCGGCCACCGTCGCCGTCGTGTGGAAGACCATGGGCCGCCGCACAGCGCTCATCTACCTCGCCTCCGTCGCCATCGCCGCCTTAGGCTGCGGCGCGCTGCTGGACCTCATCTATGCCAGCACCGTCACGGCCGCGCACCACCACCACGTGCACGAGTTGCTGCCGCACGGGGCCA belongs to Planctomycetota bacterium and includes:
- a CDS encoding SO_0444 family Cu/Zn efflux transporter, producing MPDELASIPTEFWANLLEMAPYLLFGFAVAGVLSVLIRPETVERHLGGRGLWPVVKAAAFGVPLPLCSCGVIPVSASLRKHGASRGATTAFLLSTPQTGVDSILVTLSLLGPVFAIFRPIAALATGVFGGALVAWLEHERGARMDPDSCQDACGSGEERGNWLVRILSYGFVTLPRDIGKSLLVGLALAGVIAVVVPKDLATLYGSGFVGMVVMMALGIPIYVCATASVPIAAALIAKGVSPGAALAFLITGPATNAATVAVVWKTMGRRTALIYLASVAIAALGCGALLDLIYASTVTAAHHHHVHELLPHGAKLASAIALLGVLGVALLWRPKKEGTEPMTDQAPETVELSVQGMTCSHCVGAVTRALRECRGVAAAEVDLKSGRAVVKGQGLDAAALRQAVEALGYTVAQP